Proteins encoded in a region of the Devosia sp. RR2S18 genome:
- a CDS encoding GH1 family beta-glucosidase yields MFSYKRADFGPDFLFGVAMAAHQIEGGQTDGRGPSIWDTFANTPGNTRNFDNGNVACDHYNRWAEDLDLIRDGGFDAYRFSFSWSRLIPEGTGPINQAGVDFYDRLVDGMLERNIKPLATLYHWDLPSALQDRGGWMNRDTTAAFADYAAFAAEKFGSRLDSIATFNEPWCITVLSHFLGAHAPGYRDVRATARAMHHVLLAHGLGIKAMREVGTNNKLGIVVNMEKCDPASDKPEDIEAAALGDAIFNQFFLDGVLKGSYPEKVTKILGPYLPVGWRDDMTTLNQALDWIGINYYTRFLYTADPKVPVFPFTQARGPLDKTNVGWEIIPEALTEFLVRVSRRYPGHPIFVTENGASETDETRRISFFDRHFAAMLEAQKQGVDLRGYVAWTLIDNFEWAEGWTPKFGIVGMDPQTLNRKPKDSYRAFQAMLKEEL; encoded by the coding sequence GTGTTTTCGTACAAGCGAGCCGATTTCGGTCCAGACTTTCTCTTCGGTGTCGCAATGGCTGCCCACCAGATTGAAGGCGGTCAGACCGATGGTCGCGGCCCCTCCATCTGGGACACCTTTGCGAATACACCCGGCAACACTCGCAACTTCGACAATGGCAACGTAGCCTGCGATCACTACAACCGCTGGGCTGAAGATCTCGACCTGATCCGAGACGGCGGCTTCGATGCCTATCGGTTCTCCTTCTCTTGGTCGCGCCTCATTCCTGAAGGCACGGGCCCTATCAATCAAGCTGGCGTTGACTTCTACGACCGCCTTGTCGATGGCATGCTAGAGCGCAACATCAAACCACTCGCCACGCTCTATCACTGGGACCTGCCGAGCGCCCTGCAGGATCGCGGCGGTTGGATGAACCGCGACACCACCGCCGCCTTTGCTGATTATGCTGCGTTCGCCGCCGAAAAGTTTGGCAGTCGTCTTGATAGCATTGCCACCTTCAACGAGCCCTGGTGCATCACGGTTCTCAGCCATTTCCTCGGCGCGCACGCGCCGGGCTATCGCGACGTACGCGCCACCGCACGCGCCATGCACCATGTGCTCCTCGCCCACGGCCTCGGCATCAAAGCCATGCGCGAAGTTGGAACGAACAACAAGCTCGGAATCGTCGTCAACATGGAGAAGTGCGACCCAGCAAGCGACAAACCCGAGGACATTGAAGCTGCCGCCCTCGGAGACGCCATTTTCAACCAGTTTTTCCTCGATGGCGTGCTCAAGGGCAGCTATCCGGAGAAGGTGACGAAAATCCTTGGGCCCTACCTGCCCGTAGGTTGGCGGGACGACATGACGACGCTCAACCAGGCACTCGACTGGATTGGGATCAATTACTACACCCGCTTCCTATATACCGCTGATCCTAAGGTCCCGGTCTTTCCGTTTACGCAGGCACGCGGACCGCTGGACAAGACAAATGTCGGCTGGGAGATCATTCCCGAAGCGCTAACGGAGTTCCTGGTCCGGGTATCACGACGCTATCCCGGGCACCCGATTTTCGTCACTGAGAACGGCGCCTCCGAGACGGACGAGACAAGACGCATTAGCTTCTTCGACCGCCACTTCGCCGCCATGCTAGAAGCTCAGAAGCAAGGCGTTGACCTTCGTGGCTATGTCGCTTGGACCCTGATCGACAATTTCGAATGGGCCGAAGGCTGGACACCAAAATTCGGCATCGTCGGCATGGACCCACAGACGCTGAACCGAAAGCCTAAGGATAGCTATCGGGCCTTCCAAGCGATGCTTAAGGAAGAACTCTGA
- the kdgD gene encoding 5-dehydro-4-deoxyglucarate dehydratase, producing MTPNELKVTLGSGLLSFPITTFKTDLSFDEEAYCRHIDWLDGFGAAALFAPGGTGELFSLTPAEVAQVTKTAKVHAGKTPILGGAAYGTAMAVEMARAAEAAGADGILLLPPYLMFAEQDGLVAHVKTVCDAVGIGVVVYNRDNIILTANSIQRLADQCPNLIGFKDGHGEVDRIIEITTKLEDRLVYIGGMPTHELYAQAYFSAGVTTYSSAVFNFVPELAQKFYSALRAGDKATTDQILKDFFFPLVELRNRKKGYAVSIIKAGLEARGRQAGPVRPPLTGLTADELTQLKTLISKIAD from the coding sequence ATGACTCCCAACGAGCTCAAGGTCACGCTTGGCAGCGGACTGCTTTCCTTCCCTATCACCACCTTCAAAACCGATCTCAGCTTTGATGAAGAGGCGTATTGTAGGCATATCGACTGGCTTGACGGCTTCGGTGCGGCCGCTCTGTTTGCGCCGGGCGGCACAGGCGAATTATTCTCGCTGACGCCGGCCGAAGTGGCTCAGGTCACCAAAACTGCCAAGGTGCATGCTGGCAAGACGCCGATCCTAGGCGGCGCTGCCTATGGCACGGCCATGGCGGTGGAAATGGCTAGGGCAGCGGAAGCTGCCGGCGCTGACGGCATTCTCCTTCTGCCGCCTTACCTCATGTTTGCCGAGCAGGATGGCCTCGTCGCCCATGTGAAGACCGTTTGCGATGCCGTCGGCATCGGCGTTGTGGTCTACAATCGTGACAACATCATCCTGACTGCCAACAGCATCCAGCGCCTTGCCGACCAGTGTCCGAACCTCATTGGCTTCAAGGATGGGCACGGGGAAGTCGATCGAATAATCGAGATCACCACCAAGCTCGAAGATCGCCTTGTCTATATCGGCGGCATGCCAACGCACGAACTGTACGCCCAAGCCTATTTCTCGGCTGGGGTGACGACCTATTCGTCCGCCGTCTTCAACTTTGTGCCCGAGCTGGCGCAGAAGTTCTACTCAGCCCTGCGCGCCGGCGATAAGGCGACAACCGATCAGATCCTTAAGGACTTTTTCTTCCCGCTTGTCGAACTACGCAATCGCAAGAAGGGCTATGCCGTCTCGATCATCAAGGCTGGCCTTGAAGCCCGTGGCCGCCAGGCTGGCCCGGTGCGTCCGCCGCTGACCGGTCTGACCGCGGATGAACTGACCCAGCTCAAGACCCTGATCTCCAAGATCGCCGACTAA
- a CDS encoding mannonate dehydratase yields MYVGTQLQARDDDDYRVWAQLGIKHICQDPYAKLGTWTLEDLKGLREKVESFGLILDMIQLPLPSSPIETATYPDILLAGPNRDRQIDELCKLIENLAAAGIPAAKYNLNLIGIPRTPDELGRGGSLNASFRWDKTDHNAAPGLAGVLSEDENWERIDYFLERVIPVAESNRIRLACHPHDPYTPPGYKGVTRVLGTVEGLKKFVQMRESPYHGLNFCQGTVGEMLDNPREEIADVIRWFGSRDKIFNLHFRNIRGQKLSFMETFPDEGDMDMTASLKVYKEVGYKYMIMPDHVPTISGRDPQGVAFAFCYGYTAALLQALDTY; encoded by the coding sequence ATGTATGTAGGAACTCAACTTCAAGCTCGTGACGATGACGACTACCGTGTGTGGGCGCAGCTCGGCATCAAGCACATCTGTCAGGATCCGTACGCGAAGCTCGGAACCTGGACGCTCGAAGACCTCAAAGGACTGCGTGAAAAGGTCGAAAGCTTCGGGCTGATCCTGGACATGATCCAGCTCCCCCTGCCCTCGAGCCCGATCGAAACAGCGACTTACCCAGACATTCTGTTAGCTGGACCGAACCGCGACCGCCAGATCGACGAGCTCTGCAAGCTGATCGAAAACCTGGCGGCCGCCGGCATCCCAGCCGCGAAGTATAATCTCAACTTGATCGGCATCCCTCGCACGCCCGACGAGCTGGGCCGTGGCGGCTCACTCAATGCCTCGTTCCGGTGGGACAAGACTGACCACAACGCTGCGCCTGGTCTAGCGGGTGTCCTTTCAGAAGACGAGAACTGGGAGCGCATCGACTATTTTCTCGAGCGGGTAATTCCGGTTGCCGAGAGCAACAGAATTCGCCTCGCCTGCCACCCGCATGACCCCTATACCCCGCCTGGTTACAAGGGCGTCACCCGCGTGCTTGGCACTGTCGAGGGCCTCAAGAAGTTCGTCCAGATGCGCGAAAGCCCCTATCACGGGCTGAATTTCTGCCAGGGCACCGTCGGCGAGATGCTCGACAACCCGCGCGAAGAAATCGCGGACGTAATCCGCTGGTTCGGAAGCCGCGACAAAATTTTCAACCTGCACTTCCGCAATATCCGAGGACAGAAGCTTTCGTTCATGGAGACCTTCCCTGATGAAGGCGACATGGACATGACCGCCTCACTCAAGGTCTATAAAGAAGTGGGCTACAAATACATGATCATGCCCGATCATGTGCCGACGATCTCTGGCCGTGACCCGCAGGGGGTCGCCTTCGCCTTCTGCTACGGCTACACCGCCGCGCTGCTTCAGGCGCTTGACACGTATTAA
- a CDS encoding FadR/GntR family transcriptional regulator, with product MDIATTRRRPRLAQTVIDELKRQIETGALEVGDRLPTEPQLEAQFEVSRTVIREAIAELRAAGLVTPVQGKGMFVTEAPSGTILTPTEIQSIPQTLEMIEFRIAVETEAAAIAAHRRSAQQEADIRTANQLLATRVEGGESTIEADFAFHEAIAKAANNRHFVDALHRFGSRSIPRSQFPTLSHAESRDYLSKVMSEHDSILDAISEQDPEAARQAMRAHLTGSQKRYRQLAC from the coding sequence ATGGATATAGCCACCACACGACGGCGCCCTCGCTTAGCGCAAACTGTTATCGATGAACTCAAGAGGCAGATTGAAACCGGTGCCCTAGAGGTGGGCGATCGTCTTCCTACCGAGCCCCAGCTGGAAGCGCAGTTCGAAGTCAGCCGGACAGTTATCCGAGAGGCCATTGCCGAACTGCGGGCCGCGGGACTTGTTACACCCGTTCAGGGCAAAGGCATGTTTGTGACAGAGGCTCCCAGCGGCACAATCCTCACGCCCACCGAGATTCAAAGCATACCACAAACTCTTGAAATGATTGAGTTTCGGATTGCTGTCGAAACCGAAGCGGCGGCCATTGCCGCCCATCGTCGATCAGCTCAACAGGAAGCAGACATTCGAACCGCCAACCAACTTCTGGCGACGCGGGTAGAGGGTGGCGAATCCACAATAGAGGCAGATTTTGCTTTCCACGAAGCTATCGCCAAGGCCGCGAACAACCGGCACTTCGTGGATGCTTTGCATCGATTCGGCTCTCGATCCATTCCACGCAGCCAGTTTCCGACACTGTCTCACGCGGAAAGTCGGGACTATCTGTCCAAGGTCATGAGCGAGCATGACTCCATCCTCGACGCTATTTCAGAGCAGGATCCAGAGGCCGCCCGCCAAGCCATGCGAGCGCATTTGACAGGCAGTCAGAAGCGCTATCGGCAGCTCGCATGCTAA
- a CDS encoding ABC transporter substrate-binding protein produces the protein MKHVSRPLMLGAAFLVMAAVVPAAFAATPNDQLVIGTSLAQVLSLDPQQGTEVKTQEILANTYDRLVAFDPETSELFGQLAESWDVDDTGITFHLRDAKFASGNPVTAADAVFSLVRLFKMDQSAAAGLKTFGYNSDNAETLITAVDEKTLRVDFADKVIPEALLYRLANGVGSVVDSVEVQKHVVNNDYGNEWLRTNTAGSGPFVLNRWSPNEIVLLERNPNFWGAEPAMTRVMFRHVPESQAARLMMERGDIDIANALTAPDVRYFQAQDGFAIDQAKTGGFYALAMNAGREPLNDPKVREIIAAYGIDYAGIAETIVGPYGRVRNVPAPEDWENAIPNPDWSFRPEEAKEMLAEAGYPDGFSLTIKTIAQPPRVDMATAIQANLAEIGITANVIQGNGSDIVSQHRARDFDLLIPQTSAADPTALGSLDNFTNNPDNSAEANNAGNFVWRSDWDIPELNALRVEANSELDPAKRGELVKQLQEDFIASNPAVFPMFERFEPVVVNVRVDGYDAHPWGLTRLEDVSKGDAN, from the coding sequence ATGAAGCATGTTTCTAGGCCCCTTATGCTGGGCGCTGCATTTCTCGTCATGGCCGCAGTTGTACCCGCGGCCTTTGCTGCCACGCCAAACGACCAATTGGTGATCGGAACATCGCTGGCCCAGGTTCTGTCGCTCGACCCGCAGCAGGGCACCGAGGTTAAGACCCAAGAAATTCTTGCCAACACTTACGATCGCCTAGTCGCGTTCGATCCGGAAACTAGCGAGCTGTTCGGCCAGCTGGCTGAAAGCTGGGATGTGGACGACACCGGCATCACCTTCCACCTCCGGGATGCAAAGTTCGCCTCCGGAAATCCTGTTACCGCTGCCGACGCTGTGTTCTCGCTCGTCCGCCTCTTCAAGATGGATCAGTCGGCTGCCGCGGGACTCAAGACCTTCGGTTACAATAGCGATAATGCTGAAACACTCATCACCGCTGTTGACGAGAAGACCCTGCGAGTGGATTTCGCCGACAAGGTGATACCCGAGGCGCTGCTCTATCGCCTGGCTAATGGGGTCGGCAGTGTGGTTGACAGTGTCGAAGTGCAGAAGCACGTGGTCAACAATGACTACGGAAACGAGTGGCTCCGCACGAACACGGCCGGTTCGGGTCCATTTGTACTCAATCGCTGGTCGCCCAACGAGATCGTATTGCTCGAACGCAATCCCAATTTCTGGGGTGCCGAGCCGGCCATGACCCGCGTCATGTTCCGACACGTGCCGGAAAGCCAGGCGGCCCGCCTGATGATGGAGCGCGGCGACATTGATATTGCCAACGCGCTGACCGCTCCCGACGTGCGTTACTTCCAAGCTCAGGACGGCTTCGCTATCGACCAGGCGAAGACTGGCGGCTTCTATGCTCTCGCAATGAATGCTGGCCGGGAGCCACTCAACGACCCGAAGGTGCGCGAGATCATCGCCGCTTACGGTATCGACTATGCTGGGATTGCTGAGACCATCGTCGGGCCCTATGGCCGTGTACGCAATGTCCCCGCTCCGGAAGATTGGGAAAATGCTATCCCGAACCCTGATTGGTCCTTCCGTCCAGAAGAGGCCAAGGAGATGCTGGCCGAAGCGGGCTACCCCGATGGTTTCTCGCTGACCATTAAGACTATCGCGCAACCGCCCCGAGTCGACATGGCCACCGCTATTCAGGCCAACCTTGCAGAAATCGGCATCACTGCGAATGTGATCCAGGGCAACGGCTCTGATATTGTCTCGCAGCACCGTGCCCGGGACTTCGATCTGCTCATCCCCCAAACCTCGGCAGCCGACCCCACCGCGCTTGGCTCTCTGGATAACTTCACCAACAATCCGGACAACTCCGCCGAGGCTAACAACGCAGGCAACTTCGTCTGGCGTTCCGATTGGGATATTCCTGAACTGAACGCCCTTCGGGTCGAGGCAAATTCGGAACTCGATCCGGCCAAGCGGGGCGAGTTGGTGAAACAGCTCCAGGAAGACTTCATTGCTTCTAACCCCGCCGTTTTCCCGATGTTTGAGCGTTTCGAGCCGGTCGTAGTCAACGTTCGGGTCGACGGCTATGACGCCCATCCCTGGGGTCTGACACGCCTGGAAGACGTCTCCAAGGGCGACGCAAACTAA
- a CDS encoding ABC transporter permease: MKEFTLLELGRRVGQLLVSLFLLLVVTFVIGRVLPTDPVGAIVGELADPAAYEAMRQRLGLDLPVYQQFWVYLTSLLQGDLGTAILTGNPVLEDLSRAFPATLELATLAIILSTIIGVPLGMSAAFFRDSWFDQFARVISLVGHSIPVFWFGIVGLVIFYATLNWVGGPGRIDIYLEGLVEPKTGLLLIDSLLAGDTEVFWNAVNHIILPACILAYSAMAYITRMTRSFTLEQLNQDYVVAARAKGASNWRIVTGHLLPNIAVQLVTVLAISYGGLLEGAVVTEVVFSWPGIGQYMTNALMIGDMNAVVAGTLIIGFIFMLLNFLSDLAYLVLDPRTREVTA, from the coding sequence ATGAAGGAATTCACACTCTTAGAGCTGGGCAGGCGAGTCGGGCAGTTGCTCGTCAGTTTATTCCTCCTGCTCGTCGTCACCTTCGTGATCGGCCGCGTGCTTCCCACCGATCCAGTTGGCGCAATCGTTGGCGAGCTTGCTGATCCGGCGGCTTACGAGGCGATGCGTCAACGTCTAGGGCTCGACCTGCCAGTTTATCAGCAGTTCTGGGTCTATCTGACCTCTTTGTTGCAGGGTGACCTCGGCACTGCCATTCTCACCGGAAACCCGGTTTTGGAGGATCTCAGCAGGGCGTTCCCGGCAACGCTTGAACTCGCCACTCTTGCCATCATCCTCTCGACGATCATCGGCGTGCCCCTGGGTATGAGCGCGGCCTTTTTCCGCGATAGCTGGTTCGATCAGTTCGCCCGGGTCATCTCGCTGGTCGGCCACTCGATCCCTGTCTTTTGGTTCGGTATCGTCGGTCTCGTCATCTTCTACGCTACCCTCAACTGGGTCGGCGGACCTGGCCGCATCGATATCTATCTCGAAGGTCTCGTTGAGCCGAAGACGGGTTTGCTGCTGATCGACAGTTTGCTCGCTGGCGATACCGAAGTCTTCTGGAACGCAGTCAACCACATCATTCTGCCGGCTTGCATTCTCGCCTATTCGGCCATGGCCTATATCACGCGCATGACGCGAAGCTTCACTTTGGAGCAGTTGAACCAAGACTATGTGGTCGCCGCTCGTGCGAAGGGTGCTTCGAATTGGCGGATAGTTACCGGGCACCTGCTACCCAACATCGCAGTGCAGCTCGTCACCGTCCTCGCCATTTCCTATGGCGGCCTGCTCGAAGGCGCAGTGGTCACAGAGGTGGTCTTCTCTTGGCCCGGTATCGGTCAATATATGACCAACGCCCTGATGATTGGTGACATGAATGCTGTGGTGGCCGGTACCTTGATCATCGGCTTCATCTTCATGTTACTCAACTTCCTGTCGGATCTCGCCTACCTGGTCCTCGATCCGCGCACACGTGAGGTGACGGCATGA
- a CDS encoding ABC transporter permease produces MSLSNSSNAGSKPGLILARTGRSLKIALAKLSREPVGLFGFIVLTLLIVVAIFAPLIAPYSPTAQSLPNALQAPSWRHWAGTDEYGRDILSRLIYGTRITIQIVLAVSLIVGPIGMLVGIIAGFVGGRTDAILMRFTDIVLSFPSLILALSFAAALGAGLETAIIAISLTGWPPIARLARAETLIVRNTDYVAAARLYGASPLRLLLLYIAPMCVPSVVVRLTLNMAGIILTAAALGFLGLGAQPPAPEWGAMISSGRQYMLDNWWVAVMPGVAILLTSLAFNLVGDALRDILDPRHARS; encoded by the coding sequence ATGAGCCTCAGCAATTCCTCCAACGCTGGCAGCAAGCCGGGCCTGATCCTTGCTCGCACCGGCCGAAGCCTAAAAATTGCGCTTGCCAAGCTCTCGCGTGAGCCTGTGGGCTTGTTCGGTTTCATCGTGCTGACGCTGCTGATCGTCGTCGCCATCTTCGCGCCGCTGATCGCCCCCTACAGCCCCACCGCCCAGAGCTTGCCCAATGCCCTGCAAGCCCCCAGCTGGCGCCACTGGGCGGGGACTGACGAGTATGGCCGCGATATCCTCTCGCGGCTCATCTACGGCACACGAATTACCATCCAGATTGTGCTGGCGGTTTCGCTGATCGTCGGTCCAATCGGCATGCTGGTCGGGATAATTGCCGGTTTTGTCGGCGGCCGAACTGACGCCATCCTGATGCGCTTTACCGACATCGTGCTGTCCTTTCCGTCCCTAATTCTCGCCCTATCTTTTGCGGCCGCTCTAGGGGCTGGGCTGGAAACCGCAATCATCGCGATTTCCTTGACAGGCTGGCCACCGATCGCACGCTTGGCCCGCGCCGAAACGCTGATTGTCCGTAACACAGACTACGTAGCCGCCGCTCGACTCTATGGCGCCTCGCCACTGCGCCTTCTTCTGCTCTACATTGCTCCAATGTGCGTCCCCTCCGTCGTTGTGCGTCTTACGCTCAACATGGCGGGCATTATCCTCACTGCCGCTGCCCTTGGCTTCCTCGGGCTCGGCGCCCAGCCTCCAGCTCCCGAATGGGGCGCCATGATCTCTAGCGGCCGCCAATACATGCTCGACAATTGGTGGGTGGCTGTCATGCCCGGCGTCGCAATCCTGCTCACAAGTCTGGCTTTCAATCTCGTGGGCGACGCCCTGCGCGATATTCTGGATCCTCGCCATGCCCGCTCCTGA
- a CDS encoding ABC transporter ATP-binding protein — MPAPETILSVRDLAVRFGRSGVSAVDGVSFDLGSERLGIVGESGSGKSTLGRAIMRLLPPAAHVEASTLEFDGKPLLTRSEKEMRSLRGNRMALIMQDPRYSLNPVLSVGKQVAEAALLHQKIGKKEAYSKAAEMLARVRIADVERVMGLYPHQISGGMGQRVMIAMMLLAKPRLVVADEPTSALDVSVRGDVLKLLDELVRENNSGLMLISHDIRMVAAFCGRILVMYKGKMVETLTRLEDAQHPYTRGLIAAMPDPRKPVRRLQTLDRRVIDALETHS; from the coding sequence ATGCCCGCTCCTGAAACCATACTCTCCGTCCGTGATCTTGCGGTTCGTTTTGGTCGCTCTGGAGTGAGCGCTGTTGATGGCGTCAGCTTCGATCTAGGCTCCGAGCGCCTTGGCATTGTGGGTGAGTCCGGCTCCGGTAAATCGACCTTGGGCCGCGCGATAATGCGACTCCTGCCTCCCGCGGCTCATGTTGAAGCTTCCACGCTTGAGTTCGACGGAAAACCGCTGCTTACACGCTCCGAAAAGGAGATGCGCAGCTTGCGCGGCAATCGCATGGCTCTGATCATGCAGGACCCACGATATTCGCTAAACCCAGTCCTTTCGGTAGGCAAGCAAGTGGCTGAGGCTGCATTGCTGCACCAGAAGATCGGGAAGAAGGAGGCTTATAGCAAGGCGGCCGAAATGCTGGCACGCGTCCGCATCGCGGATGTCGAGCGCGTCATGGGCCTATATCCGCATCAAATCTCCGGCGGTATGGGCCAGCGAGTTATGATTGCCATGATGTTGCTCGCCAAACCGCGCTTGGTAGTGGCCGACGAGCCCACGTCGGCGCTCGACGTCAGCGTCCGTGGCGATGTGCTGAAGCTACTCGATGAGTTGGTCCGCGAGAACAACTCCGGCCTTATGCTGATCAGCCACGACATTCGCATGGTGGCTGCATTCTGCGGGCGGATTCTGGTGATGTACAAGGGCAAGATGGTCGAAACACTGACCCGCCTCGAAGATGCGCAGCACCCCTACACGCGCGGCCTGATTGCGGCCATGCCCGACCCGCGCAAACCGGTACGGCGCCTGCAGACGCTTGATCGGCGTGTCATTGACGCTCTGGAGACGCACTCATGA
- a CDS encoding ABC transporter ATP-binding protein: MIEVSNLSVSFGSGEGRRQVVKGVSFTVARGETLGIVGESGCGKSTVLRSLAGLDRHWDGEISLNGQRVDRERTREQLMLSQMVFQDPYGSIHPRHRIERVLAEPARAMKIGDGWSRVAPALQQVGLPAAFAERFPHELSGGQRQRVAIARALMLEPQVLLLDEPTSALDVSVQAEVLNLLADLREERALTYVLVSHDLAVIAHMCDRVLVMKDGVFVDELDKQALAKGETHHAYSRQLFEASFI, from the coding sequence ATGATTGAGGTTAGCAATCTCTCCGTCTCCTTCGGCTCCGGGGAGGGCCGCCGTCAGGTGGTCAAGGGGGTGTCGTTCACCGTGGCTAGAGGCGAAACGCTGGGCATTGTAGGTGAATCAGGCTGTGGCAAGTCGACCGTATTGCGCTCATTGGCCGGGCTTGATCGGCACTGGGACGGAGAGATCAGCCTCAACGGCCAGCGGGTAGATCGCGAACGCACTCGCGAGCAACTGATGCTGTCGCAAATGGTGTTCCAAGACCCATATGGCTCCATCCACCCGCGTCACCGCATCGAACGAGTGTTAGCCGAGCCAGCGCGTGCCATGAAGATCGGTGATGGTTGGAGCCGCGTGGCTCCAGCTCTGCAGCAGGTAGGCTTACCAGCGGCTTTCGCAGAGCGCTTTCCACATGAATTGTCGGGCGGTCAGCGCCAGCGCGTCGCCATCGCGCGCGCTCTGATGCTCGAACCGCAGGTGCTCTTGCTAGACGAGCCCACCTCCGCACTGGATGTCTCTGTGCAGGCCGAAGTCCTCAACCTGCTTGCGGACCTGCGTGAGGAGCGTGCGCTGACCTATGTTCTGGTCAGCCACGATCTCGCTGTCATTGCTCACATGTGTGATCGCGTCTTGGTGATGAAAGACGGCGTATTCGTGGACGAACTAGACAAGCAGGCACTAGCGAAGGGTGAGACCCATCACGCCTATTCCCGACAGCTCTTTGAAGCAAGCTTCATCTAG
- a CDS encoding SDR family oxidoreductase, with amino-acid sequence MSKTFENKTAVVTGAASGIGLATTKALLAEGARVVMVDRNEGALQQLAAELGPKTLQHVTDLLDPESCSSMVPTILEAAGQIDVLHCNAGTYIGGELTDTTPDAIDRMLNLNVNAVMKNVHAVIPHMTQRGTGDIIVTCSVAGHFPTYWEPVYSGSKWAITSFVQGVRRQLVPHGIRVAQISPGPVVSALLADWPEENLRAAREAGGLIEPEDVAEAIIFMLTRKRTITIRDMIILPSNFDRV; translated from the coding sequence ATGTCCAAGACCTTTGAGAACAAGACTGCCGTGGTTACCGGCGCAGCCTCCGGCATTGGCCTGGCGACCACCAAGGCGCTGCTGGCTGAAGGAGCCCGCGTCGTCATGGTCGACCGGAACGAAGGTGCGTTGCAGCAACTCGCCGCCGAACTTGGCCCCAAAACCCTCCAGCATGTCACAGACCTGCTTGATCCGGAGAGCTGCTCCAGCATGGTGCCAACCATTCTCGAAGCTGCCGGACAGATCGACGTTCTCCACTGCAACGCGGGTACTTATATTGGCGGTGAGCTGACCGACACGACGCCTGATGCAATCGACCGCATGCTGAACCTTAACGTCAATGCGGTGATGAAAAATGTTCACGCCGTCATTCCGCACATGACGCAACGGGGCACCGGCGACATTATCGTGACCTGCTCTGTAGCCGGACACTTTCCCACCTATTGGGAACCGGTTTATTCGGGGTCGAAGTGGGCGATCACCAGCTTTGTGCAGGGGGTGCGCAGGCAACTGGTTCCACACGGCATACGGGTTGCGCAGATCTCGCCGGGACCAGTCGTTTCTGCCCTACTTGCTGATTGGCCGGAAGAAAACCTGCGAGCGGCCCGCGAAGCCGGCGGCCTCATCGAACCGGAAGATGTTGCCGAGGCGATCATCTTCATGCTGACCCGCAAGCGTACGATCACTATTCGGGACATGATTATCCTGCCCAGCAATTTCGACCGGGTTTGA
- a CDS encoding FadR/GntR family transcriptional regulator — MLEEAAKPLLKPRVHRQVVKSLAMRILGNQLAPGSVMPPEPDLCLEFNISRSAVREAIKVLGSKGLVTTRPRIGTVVQPRENWNLLDPDLLGWSMELQPSAELVLSLIEARQVIEPAAARFAALRATAIDIAPLEEAFGRMSRFKVSQDFEAFNKADIEFHTALLRASGNIVFQQLSNTIGAALAYSFRLTISRAREPGASLSNHGEVIDRIRMRDSEGAYASMAHLLNIAIIDLGIGKAGSPSR; from the coding sequence ATGCTCGAGGAAGCAGCCAAGCCGTTGCTCAAGCCACGTGTGCACCGCCAGGTGGTCAAGTCGCTAGCTATGCGCATCCTCGGGAACCAGCTAGCACCCGGCAGCGTGATGCCGCCTGAGCCTGATCTTTGCCTGGAATTCAACATCAGCCGCAGTGCGGTCCGGGAAGCGATCAAGGTGCTGGGCTCCAAGGGATTGGTGACGACGCGTCCGCGTATCGGCACTGTGGTGCAGCCGCGTGAAAACTGGAACTTGCTTGATCCTGACCTGCTCGGCTGGTCGATGGAACTGCAGCCCAGCGCCGAACTGGTGCTTAGCCTAATCGAAGCTCGGCAGGTGATTGAGCCGGCAGCAGCTCGTTTTGCCGCCCTCCGAGCCACCGCAATCGACATCGCGCCGCTCGAGGAGGCCTTCGGACGCATGAGTCGGTTCAAGGTCTCCCAGGACTTCGAAGCCTTCAACAAGGCGGACATCGAGTTTCACACCGCACTTTTGCGGGCGAGCGGTAATATCGTCTTTCAGCAGCTTTCCAATACGATCGGTGCGGCGCTAGCCTACTCCTTCCGGCTCACCATTTCCCGCGCCCGCGAGCCGGGCGCCTCCTTGTCTAACCATGGTGAGGTGATCGACCGTATCCGCATGCGCGACAGCGAGGGCGCATACGCTTCGATGGCTCACCTGCTCAACATCGCCATCATCGACCTTGGCATCGGCAAGGCAGGGTCACCTTCCCGTTGA